A window from Triticum aestivum cultivar Chinese Spring chromosome 6D, IWGSC CS RefSeq v2.1, whole genome shotgun sequence encodes these proteins:
- the LOC123142138 gene encoding F-box protein PP2-B11: protein MERLPEELLVRVVSLTSPLDACRAAAVSRAFRAAADSDAVWSFFLPRNLPRFAKGELPRTQPSSKKELFRRLSDQPALLPHKLVSMQLDKATGAQCFTISARALLIPRCKGSHRVSLCALSNCSKQDKRFFSEDARFYRINELEIRGKIQTKMLSQSTTYAVYLVFKLAYVYNEFDFPYEVASVGVAGRESTRQVCVQGCRGSLSCDANPPREEVHFPHEKDDGWMEVELGEFRNEECDGGDEVSISFMGESKSGLTVLGIELRSKQQKPTQL, encoded by the exons ATGGAACGCCTGCCGGAGGAGCTCCTCGTGCGTGTGGTCTCGCTCACGTCGCCGCTGGACGCCTGCCGCGCGGCCGCTGTCTCCCGGGCCTTCCGCGCCGCAGCGGACTCCGACGCCGTCTGGTCCTTCTTCCTGCCCCGTAACCTCCCGCGGTTCGCCAAAGGCGAGCTCCCCCGCACGCAGCCGTCGAGCAAGAAGGAGCTGTTCCGACGCCTCTCCGACCAGCCAGCTCTCCTCCCACACAAATTAGTG AGCATGCAGCTGGACAAGGCTACCGGCGCCCAGTGCTTCACGATTTCGGCGAGGGCGCTACTGATTCCGCGGTGCAAGGGCTCGCACCGGGTCAGTTTATGTGCACTTTCGAACTGCAGCAAACAAGACAAAAG GTTCTTCTCCGAAGACGCTCGGTTCTATCGTATCAATGAGTTGGAGATCCGGGGCAAGATACAGACGAAGATGCTCTCACAAAGCACAACATATGCCGTATACTTGGTGTTCAAGCTAGCATATGTATACAATGAGTTCGATTTCCCATACGAGGTGGCTTCCGTTGGTGTTGCCGGGAGAGAGTCGACCCGGCAAGTTTGTGTGCAAGGTTGCAGAGGGAGTCTTAGTTGTGACGCAAATCCTCCCAGAGAGGAAGTTCATTTCCCTCATGAAAAAGACGATGGTTGGATGGAGGTGGAGTTGGGTGAGTTCCGTAACGAGGAGTGCGACGGTGGTGACGAGGTGTCCATCAGCTTCATGGGAGAAAGCAAGTCTGGTCTTACCGTGCTGGGCATTGAGCTCAGAAGTAAGCAACAAAAGCCGACACAATTGTAG
- the LOC123142752 gene encoding F-box protein PP2-B11, whose amino-acid sequence MDAPAACEIERLPDTTPLLPEDLLVHVISLTSPADAFRATAVSRAFHAAADSDTVWSRLLPRDLLQFARREIPRKPPSTKKGMFRRLSGEPALLPAKYVRMQLDKATGAKCFTLSASALQANDSHTPLIRVGTVPGYSKRGKRFSEAGELGYGILKIRAKIQKNMLSQNTTYVAYMVLKLGPRFHGFDFPFQEASFGVAGSESVRKVCLQGYVEDADKADDPPRKHIMPSYYLNRDAVPPGDDVVFPRKTADDWMEVEFGEFHNKGGDGDVSISLTETTEPKSGLIVWGIVIRSKQTNQKKKKEVSKKGK is encoded by the exons ATGGACGCGCCGGCCGCCTGCGAGATCGAGCGCCTGCCGGACA CTACGCCACTGCTGCCGGAGGACCTCCTGGTGCACGTGATCTCGCTCACCTCGCCGGCGGACGCCTTCCGCGCCACCGCTGTGTCCAGGGCCTTCCACGCCGCCGCCGACTCAGACACGGTCTGGTCCCGCCTCCTGCCGCGCGACCTCCTGCAGTTCGCCAGGAGAGAGATCCCCCGCAAGCCGCCGTCGACCAAGAAGGGGATGTTCCGGCGCCTCTCCGGCGAACCAGCCCTCCTCCCGGCCAAGTACGTG CGCATGCAGCTGGACAAGGCCACCGGCGCCAAGTGCTTCACGCTGTCGGCCAGTGCGCTGCAAGCTAATGATTCTCATACGCCCTTGATACGTGTAGGTACAGTCCCGGGCTACAGCAAAAGAGGCAAAAG GTTCTCAGAAGCAGGGGAACTCGGCTATGGCATACTGAAGATACGTGCCAAGATACAGAAAAACATGCTCTCTCAAAACACAACCTATGTGGCATACATGGTGCTCAAGCTAGGGCCTAGATTTCACGGGTTCGATTTCCCGTTTCAAGAAGCTTCATTTGGCGTTGCTGGGAGCGAGTCGGTCCGGAAGGTTTGCCTGCAAGGCTATGTCGAGGACGCTGACAAGGCCGATGATCCACCTCGGAAACACATCATGCCAAGTTATTATCTTAATCGTGACGCGGTTCCTCCTGGAGATGACGTTGTTTTCCCTCGTAAGACAGCCGACGATTGGATGGAGGTGGAGTTTGGTGAGTTCCATAATAAGGGAGGTGACGGTGACGTCTCCATCAGCTTGACCGAGACGACAGAACCCAAGAGTGGCCTTATTGTCTGGGGCATTGTGATAAGAAGTAAGCAAAcaaatcaaaaaaagaaaaaagaagtaaGCAAGAAAGGCAAGTAA